A single genomic interval of Natator depressus isolate rNatDep1 chromosome 14, rNatDep2.hap1, whole genome shotgun sequence harbors:
- the DGKE gene encoding diacylglycerol kinase epsilon, which yields MEGEENSGPPSSGVFADWSLAFWTLCSVILPVVITLWCSFQRSRRQVLRRDIFRKSKHDWHYTDLFGQPTYCCVCAQHILQGAFCNCCGLCVHEGCLKKADRHFLCKEIMMRSNGEAHTSMAHRWIRGNVPLCSHCVVCKQQCGTQPKLCDYRCVWCQHTVHDECMQNSLKSEKCRFGEFRNLIIPPYYLSTINQMRKDKRIDYGKLASSYCKHWTPIIILANTRSGNNMGETLLGEFKILLNPVQVFDLSKISPAKALQLCTLLPYNSARVLVCGGDGTVGWVLDAIDEMKIKGQERYIPQVAILPLGTGNDLSNTLAWGAGYAGEVPVEQILRNVMEADGIKLDRWKVQVTNKGYYNLRKLKVFTMNNYFSIGPDALMALNFHAHREKTPSLFSSRIINKAVYFFYGTKDCLVQECKDLNKKVELELDGERIDLPNLEGIIVLNIGYWGGGCRLWEGMGDEPYPLARYDDGLLEVAGVYGSFHCAQIQVKLANPVRLGQAHTVRLILKNSKMPMQVDGEPWAQGPCTVTITHKTHALMLYHSGEQTDDDASSMSDQEHTREQTDEDI from the exons ATGGAAGGGGAGGAAAACAGCGGTCCTCCCTCCTCAGGAGTGTTTGCAGACTGGAGTTTGGCCTTTTGGACTCTGTGCTCGGTGATCCTGCCAGTAGTGATCACCTTGTGGTGCAGTTTCCAGCGATCCCGGAGGCAGGTGCTGAGGCGAGACATCTTCCGCAAGAGCAAGCACGACTGGCATTACACAGATCTCTTTGGCCAGCCCACCTATTGCTGTGTGTGTGCCCAGCACATTCTCCAGGGAGCTTTTTGCAACTGCTGTGGGCTGTGTGTCCACGAAGGGTGTCTCAAGAAGGCCGACCGGCATTTCCTCTGCAAGGAGATTATGATGAGGAGCAATGGTGAAGCCCACACCTCTATGGCACATCGCTGGATCCGAGGCAACGTCCCGCTGTGCAGCCATTGTGTCGTATGCAAGCAGCAGTGTGGCACCCAGCCCAAGCTTTGTGACTACAG GTGCGTTTGGTGTCAGCACACTGTACATGATGAATGCATGCAGAATTCTTTAAAGAGCGAGAAGTGTCGTTTTGGAGAATTCAGAAACTTAATTATTCCACCATATTACTTATCCACCATTAATCAGATGCGTAAGGATAAAAGAATTGATTATGGAAAG ttGGCATCCTCCTATTGTAAACACTGGACCCCAATAATAATCCTGGCTAATACTCGTAGTGGAAACAACATGGGCGAAACATTGTTGGGAGAGTTTAAGATTCTCTTAAACCCAGTTCAG GTTTTTGATCTGAGCAAAATTTCACCTGCCAAAGCACTCCAGCTTTGTACCTTGCTGCCTTATAATTCTGCGAGGGTACTTGTCTGTGGTGGGGATGGCACAGTGGGCTGGGTCCTGGATGCAATTGATGAAATGAAGATAAAG GGACAAGAACGGTATATTCCACAAGTTGCAATCTTACCTCTCGGAACAGGTAATGACCTGTCTAATACGTTGGCTTGGGGTGCAGGTTATGCTGGAGAAGTCCCAGTGGAACAAATTTTACGAAATGTAATGGAGGCAGATGGAATTAAACTAGACAG GTGGAAGGTTCAGGTAACAAATAAAGGATACTACAATTTAAGAAAACTAAAG GTGTTCACAATGAACAACTATTTTTCCATAGGACCTGATGCTCTCATGGCTCTCAACTTTCATGCGCATCGTGAGAAGACTCCCTCTCTGTTTTCCAGCAGAATTATTAATAAG GCTGTTTATTTTTTCTATGGAACCAAAGATTGTTTAGTACAGGAATGTAAAGATCTTAACAAAAAGGTTGAG CTAGAGTTGGATGGTGAGAGAATCGATCTGCCGAATTTGGAAGGTATCATCGTCCTGAATATTGGATACTGGGGAGGTGGCTGCAGATTATGGGAAGGAATGGGTGATGAGCCTTATCCACTGGCAAG GTATGATGATGGACTGCTGGAAGTTGCTGGAGTTTATGGCTCTTTCCACTGTGCACAGATTCAGGTGAAATTAGCAAATCCTGTTCGACTAGGACAGGCACACACTGTGAGG CTGATTCTGAAGAATTCAAAGATGCCAATGCAGGTGGATGGAGAGCCATGGGCACAGGGACCCTGCACTGTTACCATAACTCATAAGACACATGCACTGATGTTATATCACTCGGGTGAACAAACAGATGATGATGCTTCCAGCATGTCTGATCAGGAACACACGAGGGAACAGACGGATGAAGACATATAG